A stretch of the Parabacteroides timonensis genome encodes the following:
- the xylB gene encoding xylulokinase codes for MSKYVIAHDLGTSGNKATLFNEEGMLVASHVASYRTDYAAGNRAEQNPADWWKAIVETTNALLQIVSPDDIAGVALSGQMMGCLCIDKKGNPLYPHLLYCDQRSQEEEAFLAGKIDPLHFYEITGHRISASYSIEKLMWIRKHLPEVFANTYKMLNAKDYINFRLCGTIATDPSDASGTNAYDLNRWAWSEEIIEAAGLDISLFPEVRSSIDVIGEVTEEAAKATGLRKGTPVICGGGDGSCAGVGVGCVAPGTSYNYLGSSSWVALTVEKPVVDEQRRTMNWAHVVPGMLHPSGTMQTAGASYNWMVQQLCQQELEEARLRKGNVYELIDEQIRKSPIGSNKLLFLPYLMGERSPRWNVNAKGAFIGLTVGHTHADMLRSVMEGITLNLGLIVNIFRNHVPVENMTVIGGCAKNPIWQQMMADIYQTEIKIPNYLEEATSMGAAILAGIGAGLFKDFSVTDRFIHIDKKISPIPANVEKYQELIGVFDKTYDHLKEVYTDLSNLNL; via the coding sequence ATGTCAAAATACGTTATTGCACACGACTTAGGTACGAGTGGTAACAAGGCGACTTTATTCAACGAAGAAGGTATGTTGGTTGCCTCCCATGTTGCCTCTTACCGTACCGATTATGCTGCCGGCAACCGGGCAGAACAAAATCCTGCCGACTGGTGGAAGGCGATCGTTGAAACAACCAACGCTTTACTGCAAATCGTTTCACCGGATGATATTGCGGGGGTTGCCCTGAGCGGACAAATGATGGGCTGTTTATGCATCGATAAAAAAGGAAATCCGCTTTATCCCCACCTATTGTATTGCGACCAGCGTTCGCAGGAGGAGGAAGCGTTCCTGGCTGGAAAAATCGACCCGCTTCATTTCTACGAGATAACAGGCCATCGCATCAGTGCCTCTTATTCGATAGAAAAGCTCATGTGGATACGGAAACATCTGCCGGAAGTATTTGCCAATACTTATAAGATGCTCAATGCAAAGGATTATATCAATTTCCGTCTTTGCGGCACGATAGCCACCGACCCGTCGGATGCTTCCGGTACGAATGCCTACGATCTGAATCGCTGGGCCTGGAGTGAAGAGATCATCGAGGCCGCCGGACTGGACATTTCATTGTTCCCGGAAGTACGTTCCTCCATCGACGTAATAGGCGAGGTAACGGAAGAGGCAGCGAAAGCTACCGGACTCCGAAAAGGGACACCGGTCATTTGCGGAGGCGGCGACGGCAGTTGTGCCGGAGTAGGCGTTGGCTGCGTAGCTCCGGGAACATCTTATAACTACCTGGGATCTTCCTCATGGGTAGCCCTGACCGTAGAAAAACCCGTTGTCGACGAACAACGACGCACGATGAACTGGGCGCATGTCGTACCCGGTATGCTTCATCCATCCGGCACGATGCAAACGGCAGGAGCGTCCTATAATTGGATGGTTCAGCAACTATGTCAACAAGAACTGGAAGAAGCAAGACTCCGGAAAGGAAATGTATACGAACTGATCGACGAACAGATCCGGAAATCACCGATAGGCTCCAACAAGCTATTGTTTCTGCCCTATCTGATGGGTGAACGTTCTCCGCGTTGGAATGTAAATGCCAAAGGTGCCTTTATCGGACTGACCGTAGGACATACACATGCCGATATGCTCCGTTCCGTCATGGAAGGTATCACCCTCAACCTGGGACTTATCGTAAATATATTCCGCAACCACGTGCCGGTTGAGAACATGACCGTGATAGGCGGCTGTGCCAAAAACCCCATCTGGCAACAGATGATGGCCGACATCTATCAGACAGAAATAAAGATACCGAACTACCTGGAAGAAGCCACCTCGATGGGTGCCGCTATCCTGGCCGGTATCGGAGCAGGGCTGTTCAAGGACTTCAGCGTAACCGACCGCTTTATCCATATCGATAAGAAGATAAGCCCTATCCCAGCCAATGTAGAGAAATATCAGGAATTAATCGGAGTATTCGATAAGACATACGACCATTTGAAAGAGGTCTATACCGACTTATCGAATTTAAATCTATAA
- the deoC gene encoding deoxyribose-phosphate aldolase, whose amino-acid sequence MNEIIANLTVEQLAGMIDHTFLKPFGTAENIEKLCAEARKYEFAMVAINPAEVETCVKLLEGSPVRVGAAIGFPLGQTTTECKAFETRDAIEKGATEIDTVINVRALQKGRLDIVKKEIEDMVAICRPAGVICKVILETCYLSDAEKETVCQIAKEAGVDFVKTSTGFGTAGATVEDVALMRRVVGPEIGVKAAGGIRDLDTALAMIKAGATRIGTSSGVSIVEAYKVSRK is encoded by the coding sequence ATGAACGAAATAATCGCAAACCTAACAGTAGAACAATTAGCAGGAATGATCGACCATACCTTCCTGAAACCTTTCGGCACGGCAGAGAACATCGAAAAGCTTTGTGCCGAAGCACGGAAATATGAATTCGCAATGGTAGCCATCAATCCGGCAGAAGTAGAAACCTGCGTCAAACTGTTGGAAGGTTCGCCTGTTCGTGTCGGTGCAGCCATCGGCTTTCCGTTGGGCCAGACGACTACCGAATGCAAAGCGTTCGAAACACGCGATGCCATCGAAAAAGGAGCAACGGAAATCGACACAGTGATCAATGTCCGTGCTTTGCAAAAAGGAAGATTGGATATTGTAAAGAAAGAAATCGAAGATATGGTAGCCATCTGCCGTCCGGCAGGTGTGATCTGCAAAGTGATTCTGGAAACCTGCTACCTGTCTGATGCAGAAAAAGAAACAGTCTGCCAAATCGCCAAAGAAGCAGGTGTCGACTTCGTGAAAACCTCTACCGGTTTCGGAACAGCCGGAGCCACCGTTGAAGACGTTGCCCTGATGCGTCGCGTAGTAGGTCCGGAGATCGGAGTGAAAGCAGCAGGCGGTATCCGCGACCTGGATACAGCATTGGCCATGATTAAAGCAGGCGCTACCCGCATCGGTACGTCAAGCGGAGTCTCAATCGTAGAGGCCTATAAAGTTTCCCGCAAGTGA
- a CDS encoding Lin0368 family putative glycerol transporter subunit, producing MSEWLQTYNELFGMYNAGIITSIFGSFAVTFTVIFCWPKLVRDFGAKGGFIAAALIIGTFWLVNHKLPGFGFSTGLALDANGLPMQFSLIHQGARGSAPWVDMGWAIAMGFVVCDTLCAPKGQRLGLLKEAFPRWVVIIAGGIVGGILVGLTGYTNAAL from the coding sequence ATGAGCGAGTGGTTACAGACTTACAATGAACTATTCGGTATGTACAATGCCGGTATCATCACGAGTATATTCGGTTCTTTTGCTGTCACATTCACGGTTATATTCTGCTGGCCTAAACTGGTCAGGGACTTCGGAGCAAAAGGAGGCTTTATTGCCGCCGCATTAATTATAGGAACGTTCTGGCTGGTAAACCATAAACTGCCCGGCTTCGGTTTCTCCACCGGCCTGGCCCTGGATGCAAACGGACTGCCGATGCAGTTCAGCCTGATCCACCAAGGTGCACGCGGTAGTGCTCCGTGGGTAGATATGGGTTGGGCCATTGCGATGGGATTTGTGGTTTGCGATACGCTCTGTGCCCCGAAAGGGCAGCGTCTGGGCTTATTGAAAGAAGCATTCCCGCGCTGGGTGGTTATCATAGCCGGAGGAATCGTTGGAGGTATTCTGGTCGGACTGACCGGATATACGAATGCTGCATTATAA
- a CDS encoding HzsA-related protein produces the protein MNNLHKIGIGLILVVMAACQNKETTYKDHHPVDKQEFIAEIQDQFNKIKATEGIVSKDSTATLIREAHLHLYHHYPVYYDWWLQDGSNVKWFDGTFSSQINERLHKLQLETKVTDTPESITQALSSYLDACTKRREQRLASFIKSTPEVVFTKFRTLRPSFFAYTEGLSDARAECNFFAGGELGYFKMDGIWAKEETLLKDTAGVFRDPDVHFDGKHILFSWKKSQKEDDFHLYEMEMPSRKLKQLTSGLGFADIEPIYLPDENIMFNSTRNGSSVDCWTVEVSNLYLCDREGRYMRQVGFDQVHTSNPTLLDDGRVVYTRWEYNDRGQVFMQPLCQMNPDGTGQAEYYGGNSFFPTTVTHTRQIPGTRKVMATILGHHTPQHGKLCIIDPEAGRDENEGVMLVAPLHKPEAVKVDTYGQFGDQFQHPYPLNEGEFLISYTPLGYHVGHPMEFGIYWMTPDGERELLVSDASLSCNQPVLLAERERPFERVNNVDYTKEEGIYYMQNIYEGNGLKGIRPGTVKKLRIVEPIYRVASIGAAFGFDAGGGGHAFSPVGVGNASWDVKRILGTIDVQPDGSAFFKVPCRTPLYFQALDENNRVVQTMRSWSTLQPGETQSCVGCHEHKNTVPVASHPVSMAMNTGIQKIEPEGIGDRCFSYIKEVQPIWDAHCISCHDGVKSKLSLKGELKVVDQQTKRKFSDSYLNLTHARQMTRDNDSWQGDAHHPEVNWISNLSEPTLLAPYFAGSNTSNLIKRLENGHGGCKLSKEELETIALWIDLCVPFIGDYREANNWTQEEKDYYTYYEKKRETSRAAEKENIRQYLQSLKAKK, from the coding sequence ATGAATAACTTACACAAAATAGGAATAGGACTTATACTCGTTGTAATGGCAGCCTGCCAGAACAAAGAAACGACGTATAAGGATCACCATCCTGTCGATAAGCAGGAATTTATAGCCGAAATACAAGACCAATTTAATAAAATAAAGGCAACCGAAGGGATTGTCTCAAAAGACAGTACCGCAACCCTGATCCGGGAGGCGCATCTGCATTTATATCATCACTATCCTGTCTATTACGACTGGTGGCTACAGGATGGAAGCAATGTAAAATGGTTTGACGGAACTTTTTCCAGTCAGATCAACGAACGCCTGCACAAACTGCAGCTGGAAACAAAAGTAACCGATACCCCGGAAAGCATCACACAGGCTTTGTCTTCCTACCTCGACGCCTGTACGAAAAGAAGGGAGCAGCGACTGGCCTCATTTATAAAAAGCACTCCCGAAGTTGTGTTTACCAAATTCCGTACACTGCGCCCGTCTTTCTTTGCCTATACGGAAGGTTTGTCCGATGCCCGTGCAGAATGTAATTTCTTTGCCGGAGGCGAGTTGGGGTACTTTAAGATGGATGGTATCTGGGCGAAGGAAGAAACGTTGCTGAAAGACACAGCCGGCGTTTTCCGTGATCCGGACGTACATTTCGATGGAAAGCATATATTGTTTTCATGGAAGAAGTCGCAGAAAGAAGACGACTTCCACCTGTATGAAATGGAAATGCCGTCACGGAAACTGAAACAGCTTACTTCCGGACTGGGATTTGCCGACATAGAGCCAATCTATCTGCCGGACGAAAATATCATGTTCAACTCGACCCGCAACGGCAGCTCCGTAGATTGCTGGACCGTAGAAGTCAGCAACCTGTATCTTTGCGACCGCGAAGGACGTTATATGCGTCAGGTCGGATTCGACCAGGTACATACCTCCAATCCGACACTGCTCGACGACGGTCGCGTTGTCTATACCCGTTGGGAATACAATGACCGTGGCCAGGTATTTATGCAACCGCTCTGCCAGATGAACCCGGACGGTACCGGGCAGGCTGAGTATTACGGAGGAAACAGCTTCTTCCCTACCACCGTCACGCATACCCGCCAAATCCCCGGGACACGAAAGGTAATGGCAACCATTCTCGGTCATCACACCCCTCAACACGGTAAACTATGCATCATCGATCCCGAAGCCGGACGCGATGAAAACGAAGGTGTTATGCTGGTGGCTCCGCTTCATAAACCGGAAGCCGTAAAAGTCGATACATACGGACAGTTCGGCGATCAGTTCCAACACCCTTATCCCTTGAATGAAGGGGAATTCCTTATTTCCTATACGCCGCTGGGCTATCATGTAGGTCACCCGATGGAATTCGGTATCTACTGGATGACACCGGACGGAGAACGCGAACTATTGGTTTCGGATGCCAGCCTGTCCTGCAATCAGCCTGTCCTGCTGGCCGAACGTGAACGTCCTTTCGAGCGTGTAAACAATGTGGATTACACCAAAGAGGAAGGCATCTATTATATGCAGAATATTTACGAAGGGAACGGTTTGAAAGGTATCCGGCCGGGAACGGTCAAGAAACTGCGGATTGTCGAACCTATCTATCGCGTAGCCAGTATCGGTGCCGCTTTCGGCTTTGATGCAGGTGGCGGAGGACATGCCTTCTCTCCGGTGGGAGTCGGTAATGCCAGCTGGGACGTAAAACGAATACTCGGTACGATAGATGTGCAGCCGGACGGTTCTGCCTTCTTCAAAGTGCCTTGCCGCACACCTTTATACTTCCAGGCATTGGATGAAAACAACCGGGTCGTACAGACCATGCGTAGTTGGTCGACTCTGCAACCGGGAGAAACACAAAGCTGTGTAGGATGCCATGAACATAAAAACACAGTTCCGGTAGCCTCGCATCCGGTATCTATGGCGATGAATACCGGTATCCAAAAGATCGAGCCGGAAGGTATTGGCGACCGTTGCTTCAGCTATATCAAAGAGGTGCAACCCATCTGGGATGCGCACTGCATCTCCTGTCATGACGGAGTGAAAAGCAAGCTAAGTCTGAAAGGTGAGTTGAAAGTAGTCGACCAGCAAACCAAGCGTAAGTTCTCAGACTCTTATCTGAACCTGACTCATGCCCGCCAAATGACGAGAGATAATGACTCCTGGCAGGGAGACGCTCATCACCCGGAAGTAAATTGGATAAGCAACCTCTCCGAACCGACATTGCTTGCCCCTTATTTTGCAGGTTCCAACACTAGCAATCTAATCAAACGGCTTGAGAACGGACATGGCGGATGCAAGCTGAGTAAGGAAGAATTGGAAACGATCGCTTTATGGATCGACCTGTGCGTACCCTTCATCGGTGATTACCGGGAAGCAAACAACTGGACACAGGAGGAGAAAGATTACTATACATATTATGAGAAGAAGCGGGAAACATCCCGGGCTGCCGAGAAAGAAAACATCCGTCAGTATCTTCAATCATTAAAAGCAAAGAAGTAA
- a CDS encoding Lin0368 family putative glycerol transporter subunit, whose product MKHYLSTFAGSAICGGFAFGIWPELWKTYGLMGGWLAATLIIGIMWYMNHYNGAILNPEGKIWLDQGWCIGSAGIAWGIVRFQGDITQFFLAAPTLLCCLIGGALAGLTIWAMRSCGNRLSKEEEAV is encoded by the coding sequence ATGAAACACTACTTATCTACATTTGCCGGATCGGCCATATGCGGAGGTTTTGCTTTCGGCATCTGGCCGGAGCTTTGGAAAACCTACGGCCTCATGGGAGGATGGCTGGCGGCTACACTTATTATCGGGATCATGTGGTACATGAACCATTACAACGGAGCCATATTGAATCCGGAAGGAAAGATATGGCTCGACCAGGGATGGTGTATCGGTTCTGCCGGTATAGCCTGGGGGATCGTCCGTTTCCAGGGCGACATCACACAATTCTTTCTGGCCGCTCCTACCCTGCTTTGTTGTCTGATCGGGGGAGCGTTAGCCGGTCTGACCATCTGGGCGATGCGATCATGCGGCAACCGCCTGTCAAAAGAGGAGGAGGCAGTATGA
- a CDS encoding glycosyl hydrolase, whose protein sequence is MTLSRRTFIKSSVMSALSLPFIQGCRFVDSDNDENDRLFMLFQNPPVISKPFVRWWWNGDKVTAKEILRELDVMKAAGIGGVEINPIRFPGGDDLGIPSLEWLSPEWIEMVKTALKGAEERGMVCDIIVGSGWPFGGEFLQPEEQTQLMTQTALKVSGPAKIELKAADLLKDASPQVASKYEGATSELYSFCLAPVEMSTFVPAQDIPFEKGAEVIAIDIPEGEHILYALVKVTGFQAVINGAPGAAGPVLNHYNQAAVEKFLNRMSDNLFPAISGLKGFRAMFCDSMELEGANWCHDFLEEFRSRRGYDVEPYLPFILYKVGHMGHAIEGAVATTLTGQAKEEVDRVRYDFFVTCMDIVRDRFLKPYTQWCNKYNFKSRVQTYGREFHPLEASMEVDIPECETWFWNADSCEKDAFIKSPTDTNVNKFVASAAHYSGKRLVSCEEITNTNNAFNATLEKIKMTGDQSNLSGVTHSILHGFNYTPLEVPFPGWIMYGAFLNERNTWWPYFNLWAAYKSRVSTVLQESDFFADIAVMHPLADMWTIHGPQRDPFPGLHYPDYQYKVWEAIHRNGNSCDYISEGIIQKSSFKKGNLVFNKRKYHTLMLLEVESMMPATAEALFEFVKAGGKLIFVGKEPYKSPGYKDHQANDEKVKQTIDRIRQSYSSQVFNVEAPVEMVPWFRQVQQQCNIVPYMKIDVPNPYVSQIRHQTEDKDIYFITNCNPEEEIRIQASFVDNGKTPWLWNAETGERTPYPTSSAPDLQIVLGPAASQLIVFEKAKADKATIPALPVKSLTPLSINEWNVRMEHINGDTKKLEIETLVDWSTDPVTRDFAGVLYYEKTIGNAAGFYYLDLGKVYGVSEVILNGESLGCKWYGNRVYQLPEHLAQAPVKTLQIKITTTVGNYLKSTPDNKIGQAWTHYQKWLPTGMIGPVKFV, encoded by the coding sequence ATGACTCTTTCAAGAAGAACCTTTATTAAATCGAGTGTGATGTCTGCTCTTAGCTTACCTTTCATTCAGGGATGCCGCTTTGTTGACAGTGATAATGATGAAAATGACAGACTCTTCATGTTGTTTCAGAACCCGCCTGTCATTTCAAAACCCTTTGTTCGTTGGTGGTGGAACGGGGATAAAGTGACCGCAAAAGAAATCCTGCGTGAGCTTGATGTGATGAAAGCCGCCGGTATTGGAGGTGTCGAGATTAATCCGATCCGTTTCCCCGGTGGTGATGATTTAGGGATTCCTTCTTTGGAGTGGCTGAGCCCTGAATGGATCGAGATGGTAAAAACAGCTTTGAAAGGAGCAGAAGAACGGGGGATGGTATGCGATATTATTGTTGGTTCGGGATGGCCTTTCGGTGGTGAGTTCCTGCAACCGGAGGAGCAAACCCAATTGATGACACAGACGGCTCTGAAAGTTAGTGGTCCGGCAAAAATAGAGTTGAAAGCGGCAGACTTGTTGAAAGATGCTTCCCCGCAAGTCGCTTCCAAATATGAAGGTGCAACCAGCGAGTTGTATTCTTTCTGCCTGGCTCCGGTGGAGATGTCGACTTTCGTTCCTGCACAAGACATTCCTTTCGAGAAAGGAGCGGAGGTGATCGCAATCGATATACCGGAAGGGGAACATATCCTGTATGCATTGGTGAAAGTGACCGGTTTCCAAGCCGTGATCAATGGGGCACCTGGTGCTGCAGGGCCTGTCTTGAATCATTATAACCAGGCAGCTGTGGAGAAGTTCCTGAACAGGATGTCGGATAATCTGTTTCCGGCCATCAGCGGCCTGAAAGGTTTCCGGGCCATGTTCTGCGACAGTATGGAGCTGGAAGGTGCCAACTGGTGTCATGATTTTCTTGAAGAGTTTCGTTCACGCCGAGGGTATGACGTGGAACCTTATCTGCCTTTTATCCTTTATAAAGTCGGCCATATGGGACATGCCATCGAAGGAGCGGTAGCGACCACCCTGACTGGTCAGGCGAAAGAGGAGGTTGACCGGGTCAGATATGATTTCTTTGTCACTTGTATGGATATCGTCCGGGATCGTTTCCTGAAACCATATACGCAATGGTGCAATAAATATAATTTTAAATCACGGGTACAAACTTATGGGCGCGAGTTCCATCCGCTGGAGGCCTCTATGGAGGTGGATATCCCCGAATGTGAAACCTGGTTCTGGAATGCGGACAGTTGTGAAAAGGATGCATTCATAAAGTCTCCTACCGATACGAACGTAAATAAGTTTGTGGCATCGGCCGCCCATTACTCCGGTAAGCGGTTGGTAAGTTGCGAAGAAATAACCAATACCAATAATGCATTTAACGCTACGCTGGAAAAGATAAAGATGACGGGTGACCAGAGTAATCTCTCCGGTGTAACCCATTCGATACTGCATGGCTTTAACTACACTCCACTGGAAGTTCCGTTCCCCGGCTGGATCATGTACGGAGCTTTTTTGAACGAACGCAATACCTGGTGGCCTTATTTTAATTTGTGGGCTGCCTACAAATCCCGCGTTTCGACTGTGCTCCAGGAGTCTGATTTCTTTGCAGATATTGCGGTGATGCACCCGTTGGCCGATATGTGGACGATACACGGGCCACAACGTGATCCGTTCCCTGGTCTGCATTATCCGGACTATCAGTATAAAGTATGGGAAGCGATCCACCGTAACGGGAATAGTTGCGATTATATAAGTGAAGGGATCATCCAAAAGAGTAGTTTTAAGAAAGGTAATTTGGTTTTCAATAAACGGAAGTATCATACATTGATGTTGCTGGAAGTCGAGTCGATGATGCCTGCAACGGCAGAAGCCTTGTTTGAATTTGTAAAGGCGGGGGGCAAACTGATCTTTGTAGGAAAAGAACCTTATAAATCACCCGGGTACAAAGATCACCAGGCCAATGACGAAAAGGTGAAACAGACGATCGACCGTATCCGGCAGTCTTATTCGTCCCAGGTCTTTAACGTGGAGGCCCCCGTTGAGATGGTTCCCTGGTTTCGTCAGGTACAACAGCAATGTAACATTGTCCCTTATATGAAGATCGATGTTCCGAACCCTTATGTCAGCCAGATACGCCACCAAACGGAGGATAAGGATATTTACTTTATAACGAACTGTAACCCGGAAGAAGAGATCCGGATACAGGCCTCCTTTGTCGATAACGGTAAAACTCCCTGGCTTTGGAATGCGGAGACAGGTGAACGTACTCCTTATCCTACCTCTTCCGCTCCTGATTTACAGATTGTCCTGGGACCGGCCGCTTCTCAACTGATCGTTTTTGAAAAAGCGAAAGCGGATAAAGCCACTATTCCGGCTCTACCAGTAAAAAGCCTGACTCCTCTTAGTATCAACGAATGGAATGTGCGAATGGAACATATAAACGGAGATACGAAAAAACTGGAGATCGAGACATTGGTTGATTGGTCGACTGATCCGGTGACCCGTGACTTTGCAGGTGTACTGTATTATGAGAAGACCATCGGAAATGCTGCCGGCTTTTATTATCTGGATCTGGGGAAAGTCTACGGTGTTTCGGAAGTGATTTTGAATGGAGAGAGTCTGGGATGCAAATGGTACGGTAACCGTGTCTATCAGTTGCCGGAACATTTGGCACAGGCTCCGGTGAAAACGTTACAGATAAAGATCACGACTACAGTAGGTAATTATCTGAAATCGACACCTGATAATAAAATAGGCCAGGCATGGACACATTATCAGAAGTGGTTGCCGACAGGGATGATAGGACCGGTTAAATTCGTGTGA
- a CDS encoding zinc-dependent alcohol dehydrogenase produces MKSVIATAPGVVEIREIDIPAITPYQALVKTEMVALCNATDSKLISGHFPGADQFPMALGHENVGIVVEVGAKVRNFRVGDRAIGGLNATFTTPGLNSAWGGFSEYVVVNDFEVLQEEGLATPEQGCWDSFEIQNAVPADIQPEEAVIACTWREIAGAFKDFRLAPGKKVMVFGAGPVGLSFVKLGKLFGLGQVDIVDMLPAKLELAKQMGADNGYTPAEIATPEFIAAANRSYDTIIDAVGLPSIVNSALPLIKMAGDICVYGVMTKNPTIDLDQAPYNFNLYIHRWPTRSEEKRAMIALTEWIREGRLSASDFISHRFKIEQINEALEAVKRNEVIKTVLTF; encoded by the coding sequence ATGAAAAGCGTAATCGCAACAGCTCCCGGCGTAGTAGAGATCCGGGAGATAGATATACCGGCTATCACGCCGTATCAGGCTTTGGTAAAAACTGAGATGGTAGCCCTGTGTAATGCAACCGACAGTAAACTGATATCCGGACATTTCCCTGGAGCAGACCAGTTCCCGATGGCGTTGGGACATGAGAACGTAGGTATCGTAGTGGAAGTCGGGGCTAAAGTCCGCAACTTCCGTGTGGGCGACAGGGCCATCGGCGGATTGAATGCCACATTTACAACTCCGGGATTGAATAGTGCCTGGGGTGGTTTCAGTGAATATGTCGTCGTGAATGATTTTGAAGTATTGCAGGAAGAAGGCCTCGCCACACCGGAACAGGGTTGCTGGGACAGCTTTGAAATTCAGAATGCCGTACCTGCCGATATACAACCGGAAGAAGCAGTAATTGCGTGTACTTGGCGTGAGATAGCCGGTGCATTTAAAGACTTCCGTCTCGCACCGGGAAAGAAAGTAATGGTATTCGGTGCCGGTCCCGTCGGACTGAGTTTCGTCAAACTAGGTAAACTGTTCGGTCTGGGACAGGTAGATATCGTCGATATGCTTCCCGCCAAACTGGAACTAGCCAAGCAGATGGGAGCCGACAACGGGTATACTCCGGCAGAAATCGCCACCCCCGAATTTATAGCGGCTGCCAACCGTTCGTACGATACGATCATCGACGCAGTCGGTTTGCCATCCATTGTTAACTCGGCTCTGCCACTTATCAAAATGGCCGGCGACATTTGTGTCTACGGTGTAATGACCAAAAACCCAACGATCGATTTAGATCAGGCTCCGTACAACTTCAACCTCTACATCCACCGCTGGCCGACCCGTTCGGAAGAGAAACGGGCCATGATCGCACTGACCGAGTGGATACGAGAAGGCCGGTTGTCTGCCTCCGACTTTATCTCCCATCGCTTTAAGATCGAACAAATAAACGAGGCCCTGGAAGCCGTAAAACGTAACGAAGTAATAAAAACAGTATTAACATTCTAA
- a CDS encoding SMP-30/gluconolactonase/LRE family protein: MYKGAPAAAPSLTDAPAMQKSELFMELPDNCPTPDGMAIAPNGDLILACPNFADLSKPACLMRITKDGKIDKWLDVPVLPETGWAAPMGITFDDEGNLFICDNQGWSGAPKAQNKGRLLCLKLKDGRLDETIVVASGMEHPNGVRFRNGKLYVTQSSLSSIQDPSGLLVSGVYCFDKNDKNIKVTNTKADKNLITTVITRNKDVQYGLDGIVFDKEGNLYVGNFGDGTIHRITMDANGSVTGNEIWAQDPSQLRTTDGMCIDDDGNIWVADFSENAVARIDKNGRIQRIAQSPDCDGSDGGLDQPGEPIVWNGQVIVSCFDIVTGPDKVNTGHDKPFTLAKLQLN, from the coding sequence ATGTATAAGGGAGCCCCAGCGGCGGCTCCTTCTTTGACCGATGCTCCTGCCATGCAGAAAAGCGAACTATTTATGGAATTACCGGACAATTGCCCGACCCCCGACGGTATGGCGATCGCTCCGAATGGTGACCTGATCCTGGCTTGTCCGAACTTCGCCGATTTGTCGAAGCCGGCTTGCCTGATGCGTATTACGAAAGATGGGAAGATTGATAAATGGTTAGATGTACCGGTATTACCGGAAACGGGCTGGGCCGCTCCGATGGGAATCACATTCGACGACGAGGGTAATTTATTTATCTGTGATAACCAGGGATGGAGCGGTGCCCCCAAAGCCCAAAACAAAGGAAGGTTGTTGTGTTTAAAGCTGAAAGATGGCAGGTTAGACGAAACCATTGTGGTTGCTTCAGGAATGGAGCACCCCAATGGGGTTCGTTTTCGCAATGGAAAACTGTATGTGACACAGAGTAGCTTGTCTTCCATTCAGGACCCGTCGGGATTACTGGTCAGCGGCGTATATTGTTTTGACAAGAATGACAAGAACATAAAAGTAACCAATACGAAAGCGGATAAAAACCTGATCACCACCGTCATCACCAGGAACAAGGATGTACAGTACGGACTGGACGGTATCGTTTTCGATAAGGAAGGTAATTTATATGTTGGCAACTTCGGGGATGGAACCATCCACCGGATAACAATGGATGCCAACGGCAGCGTTACCGGCAATGAGATCTGGGCGCAAGATCCTTCACAGCTACGCACCACCGATGGGATGTGTATTGACGATGACGGAAATATCTGGGTAGCCGACTTCTCGGAAAATGCAGTTGCCCGTATCGATAAGAACGGTCGCATTCAGCGTATCGCCCAGAGTCCGGATTGCGACGGAAGCGACGGCGGACTCGACCAGCCGGGAGAACCGATCGTATGGAACGGCCAGGTAATCGTTTCCTGCTTCGATATCGTAACAGGCCCCGACAAAGTAAATACCGGACACGACAAGCCTTTTACACTAGCTAAATTGCAACTTAACTAA